gataaatatgactgggactcgacagaatggtaagaccttaagcggcacctgtcgaagtttacaccagtatcccgagatcatgtccagggacgtgatcttgaagtaggtttttgcggattgccactagagcagttaactagtacctgatccgtcagatgaactagccccacctaccattatccctgtacaatatagaaatttgtatACAAAGATATGTGTGAAAATTCGGAGTTGTTGAAtgaatataaaggtggagattttccatgactctgcgattcaagcaaaatctcgggggctactgacataggcatacccaatgggcctaccgaaagtggtacccggggtttaatgaaggcccacgacccgaagaataagaagattcggaagcccaagatattattaagaaaagttagagttgtaatataagtcatcgtttgtaatcttgtgggatgggttagaaaccctcccggactctgtaaacttgtgtatcatgaatccctcggctccgcctcctatataagggggagtcgagggacaaagaaaggatcgaatcattgttttacaaaccctagtttttatatcgtcgagtacttttcggctgaaaccttcgagatctacttgccctctacatccaacgaaaccctagtctacaatccgtaggcattgacaagttaatcccttgtcacccggggactcaaggctgcgagggccagctccaaccagggcttgtgtacggcggtcctgaacagcacaagaatcagcgtcaagaatgacgtgACAACCAGAATCAATAAGCTGACTAGCagaaaacaggttcatcttaagactaggaacgTGAGAAACATCACGAACAGAGAAAGAggtagtagaaagggtgcctcgactggaaacaggaagagaggtaccatcagccgtgataacacgaacaggagaaacaagagagcgaaaagcataaagaatagaagacgcagaggtcatatgaaaagaagctccagaatccagataccacgggggtgacgtacctgactgtgtggaaggtggtggtcgcgcggtgccagaagagccaagcacagaaccagcagtacccgtcgaggaagagcctgtaccagcgagcagaccacgaagaccacggataatgtcctgatcagatagcGCAACAGCAGAAGATCCTAAAGAACCAGCCTGACGACGAGTATGTTGCGGCGGACGTAAGCTCGGATCCCTGTGCCAGCAAGTAGAGACAGTGTGGCCAGtcctgccacagtaggtgcaaggaAGTGATGTCGAACCACGAGGCTGCTGGGGCTGACGCTGGCCCTGGAATGGAGGAGTAGGGAGTATCGGCTGTGACGGAGACCGCAACGAAGCCGGCGGCATAGGAGGTCCACGAGCAGACGGCACAGgagggccacgagcagcaagaacagagggaacctcaagaagaccagcaccacgaagacgagtctcctcagcacgaagctcagcaagtacctcagagagcggaacatgaccacgggcaagcagctggGCACGGTGCTTCTCAAACTCCTTACGGAGCCGTGACAAGAACTCAAAAACGTGCTGAAACTCCAGATCCACGCGCACAGTCAGACAGCAGGGACAGGTGGCACACACCGCTGTACGGAGAGAATCAAGCTGgcgccaaatagcagcactctgagtgtagaactcatcaatagttgaatcaccctgctgaagggcatgctcctggcGGACCACGGACAGGTAgagagcatccccagacggctgatagcgctgacgaagaaaagcaCACTGAGCAGCAGTGGTGGGAAGACCCATAaactcagcagcatactgaggcagaacactggaggtgagaatagcagcagcacgagcatcctcatctatccactgagtgtactcggtcagatccagccggtaagtcgcaacggcagtagagtggtcttggaccttccggtcataatcagccagagcagtgtcatcagcactcttggctgcatccttatccgcctgagtagcatcaggggcaagggcaacaggtggcggtccaacaggcaccgtaggagcaacagagcgcggcggacaggagacctcgccagaaagcacaccccaaagacgaagaccgcgcatatggacgcgcatgaaggcagcgaaatcagggtaATTCACGCCATCAAAGGtcaccgggcagcgagggatCGCAACATAGCCCGAGGAAGACATAGCTCTTTTTTTCGCTTTTTTTTATTACCTCAGATTGAAGTCAACGAGCAGGGAGATCGAAGCAGGCGACGCGGACGAGCAGAGCGCAGCGCGTGGGAGAGCAGGCAGGGCGGGCGGGGaatttagaataaattgtgaaagccaggatttgaactcgagacctggggctctcaTACCATGTTAACAGACGGGCGACGGACGGGGATGAACAAGCAACGTCGGCCGGGGAACTAGAGGACCAATtttttttgctctgataccatgttaagtcaatatacttgttgtattaccagggggccaaaggccacaatatatagtacatatacaggtgcacatatgcagaaagccctctAACatgcatatggggaaactacaatatacagatatatacatctaacaattATTACACATTTGTTAAAGATGTTACTGCATCCCGTACTTGGAAAAACAGTCATTATATTTTTAAAAATCTCCTAATGGTATGACCACTTGTGAACACATATATGTTGCAGAAAGATAAAAGTTCGTATACAGCTAGCAATACAAAAGTGCACATACTTACAATAATATTGCACTACTTTGCTTTAGGATTTTCTGTGTTCCATGGATGAGTTCCATGCGGAATAACAAACGGACTGTATTGAGTAATTTTAAATAACCGTACGACACTAACATGTAACCCAAGATAGCAGAACAATAGCAAACATAAGATAATACCCAATAGTTACTGTTGTAACTTATGACGAACGAGATACCACACAAAAACAGAATCACATCACTAGTGAACACACTTCAGTCTGGGACCATGGCACcaagggcggcggccccggatggCGGTGACGACGTCGATCTGGTGCAGGTGGCGGGCGTCCGGTTCCGCTGACCGTGGCACCGCGGTGGTGGTCTTCtctctcgccggaggagatcggctagttgtgtggctagccgtggcggatctcgcgatccgtcgcctagctcccgatggcgaggcgcagctgccggtgaaagccggcccagacttcggtcatggcggatgatggGGGTGTTGttcgtcgttaccttgttgaaggcattgtctctgcagtctgcgttcttcgcctgggctgctccaagggaaaccctagacccgggtctcccggatTGGACGATGGCGGTGCGCAACGCCGTTCTCCCTGTtgcgggcatcgtttttggagcagacaacggatggcggtggtgctgaggtggagcggtgtgcttttgCTGTGTCGGCGTTGTCGAGTAGCCGCGGCATGGTGCAGTGTCGTCTCGGGacggatgcagtgtgatggacgtgcgcaggatggtggagtcgtctggcgtcgtggcggcatcgatggcaggcctggcatgttcaatgcgatgatctctcttgaagatggagtcgaggaagacggtggTAGCAACTTCTAcggcgtgtgcgttggcgtacgctgagagtctgcttgactggatgtgcttctcatctgctattgggcggcctAGAAAGGCATTTagttttttggatgatgtgagttggtgaattTTCACCCCCTTCATTCCTCTttaggtttagcgaggtggcttcgagtttgatcttttgtattgctcttgtaaggtgttgtgaataatctaataaaaaaaagtcatgtgcatcccttggatgcagaagctggagtgatatttcccccatttcgaagaAAAAAAAATCGCTAGTGAACATGTGAAGTATGAGAGTGGAAACCAATATATCCACTGACTTTAAATTTCCAATGAAATATATAAACACACTTTAGTGCCTCAAGTTTAAAACAAATAAGACAGATTTATGTTGTTATTTTAGAAAGAGGTACATATCAAACCACTTATGATCATTATTACAAAAGAAACATGTTCATTGGCATCAATTGTAGCACAAACACAAAAATATAGTTGATCACTACAACAAAGTTAAACCTGCTTCAGAACCAAACACTTAGTAAGATATGGTTACCTAAGCCACGGCAGCACCTAGGTACCCTCGTCTTCTGTTTGGGTCATCTCGAGGCCCTTGAGCGTGATGCAGCCACAGTGGCTATCAGTGTCAGGAAGCAGATCTAGCCATCTAGGGTTGTAGATGAGGGGTAGAAATACAACTGGAAGCTCATGCGAGTACTCGAAAACTCGGCTCGACTCAGCTCGAACTTGGACTAAGAACCGAGTTCACAAAAACAAAATCACATCACTGGTGAACATGTGAAGTAGAGAGCGCAAACTGATATATCATCTGACTTAAGATTCCCCCCGAAATAGACAAACACACTTCAATGCCTCAAGTTTAAAACAAATAAGACGGGTTTACGTTGTTATTTAGAAAGAGGTACATATCAAACCACTTATGACCATGTATTACCAAAAAAAAAAGTTCACTGGCATCAACTGTTGTACAAACCTAGATATATAGTTTACTGCGACAAGGTTGAACCGGGAAAGACTGGATACTACTTCGATGCTGAATCGGTGAAGGTGTGGATGTACTGCCGTTTCGATCTTTCCATGAGCTGAATGATCATGTAAACGAGATGCTCTAAGATGTCGTCCCTTTTGTCAATATACTGGGGCAAGGGGTTTCATTTGCCAAAAATTCCGATTCCTTTTGTGTTCATTGTCCCGAAGCCCACAGTATCAAACACAAAATTATGGAGTAAGTTCACAGTTGAGTAGGTCATTTATCTCTAATTCTCTTGTGCGGATATGTTATGATCATATATCTTTCACCCTTCAGTATTAAGCATTTAAGCACCGTCGCAGTGCTCGGCGCTTTTTGCCctgttccaaaaaaaaaaagcatTAAGCGCCGTCAACTAATTTGGTCGACTTTGTGGCACCCTGTCACACTGGCTGCGTATATGAGCCAATTTCTACGAACTACTCTTAAGAGAACACTCTCAGACGGTGACGCTGAAGTAGTATTGTATTATTCCGCGTAGTCGCAGAAGCCATTGTTGCACTTCTTGTAGCACTGGTTGGAGCAGCTGCCGCAGTTCTTCTTGTCGGAAAGCTGATCCACGCAGTGGCCGCCACAGCATGTCCGGCCGTGCTTGCACGCCTTGTTGCAGCCGCCGCAGTGCTCGGCGCTGGCGACGGTGTCCACGCACTGGCCGCCGCAGCACGTCGTCCCGGCGCTCCCCGGCACGAGGCATGCTTCGGCTGACTTCTTGGAGCAGTCGTAAGTTGGAAGAGGAGGGTGGACAGTGCCACCAACGAGCAGGAAACGGCTCCTCTTTGCCGGAGTCGCTGGGCTTGCGCTGACGACGGTGGCGGTGGCCAGCACGGTGATGAGAAGGATGGCAGCGTTCGCCATTGTTGGGAGAAGGAAAAGTAAAGCAAGTGTTTGGCTTATTGGCTCTTGAGTCTTGGGGTCCTGCCTCTTAGTTAAGGAGCTCGATCGAGGATGTATTTGTGTGGAGTGAATGATGTCTCTGAAGCATCGCGCTTATATAGAAGAGATCATGTGAAGGAAGTCAGCGGGCCGGGTTATTAGTTAGCTATGCTCTCGGCAAGTTGAATTTTGATTTTGCTTTTACAGAAGAGGTTGACTTTTGATGGAAAAGAGACTTCAACACGACGCCAACAAAACACTTTTTGTCGCGCACATATGTACGCAAGGTTTTCAGCTAGTACAGCGTATGTAGAGAGTGTATATTTACGATTATCTTAAGTTAAACATTATTAAGTTTGATCAACTTTCTACTCCTAGATAAAATAGTACTACTCCCAGTTCCCAGCAATGTTCAGAACCGATAATGGCTGCAATACTGCAGGATTTCGGCATATAATTAGTGCAAAGATTCAGTGAACCAGATGATAGCCGTCGTGCGCCAGGACTTTAAATAAGGTAAACACTTTAAATAAGGTTAGTACTAGTACACTCCTACTACATCTGTATGTAATGCAGTAATGTTAAAGAAAAAAACAGTAGTAGAAAAAGagacttccgtccagccccattagttgcgaaaatataggaaccgcgactaatggagtctttagtcgcggttcgggaggcgaaccgcgaccaaaggcctgggcccagggcgctcggtggccagctggtgggcggtaggagctttagtcgcggttggtctggtcaaccgcgactaaaggtgcccgaaggcctttagtcgcggttggccaggccaaccgcgactaaagccccaccCCTATATATACCGTTCAGCCCACTGCACTTagtcatttggtgccacttctcttcacaaacttcacaagggggtgttaggtttgcttttggctcctcttatgcacacaaagtgtttgatgaaatgccccaagagcatgaaacaaacatgatatgaagtgtcggagccacacttgagcttcctcatttattttttcctcctcgatcgcggttagcaacttgaactttcatatgtgtcattgataaaatatgcatgtgtgtagttcattgtttaatttctattgtttgtagctagttaatttaacaaatgcatgatggttaattatatattttatattataataatgcagatgaatcagcaatggatgtacggtaaccgactctccggcgagttcactacgggtttgaaagatttcctcgtagtggctaatgcgaacaagcagaagggttttgttatctgtccatgtgttgactgtaagaatcagaagggttactcttcctcaagagaagttcacctgcacctgcttcggcacggtttcatcccaagctataattgttggaccaagcatggagaaagaggggttataatggaagaagatgaagaaggggatgatttcatcgatgaaaactatcttgatcatttcggtgatactttcatggaggatgctgaaggtgaaggggaaggtgaagaagaggcacgtgatgagcccgttgatgatcttggtcggaccattgctgatgcacggagacgctgcgaaactgaaaaggagagggagaatttggatcgcatgttagaggatca
This Lolium perenne isolate Kyuss_39 chromosome 1, Kyuss_2.0, whole genome shotgun sequence DNA region includes the following protein-coding sequences:
- the LOC127332180 gene encoding uncharacterized protein — protein: MANAAILLITVLATATVVSASPATPAKRSRFLLVGGTVHPPLPTYDCSKKSAEACLVPGSAGTTCCGGQCVDTVASAEHCGGCNKACKHGRTCCGGHCVDQLSDKKNCGSCSNQCYKKCNNGFCDYAE